Proteins encoded by one window of Sediminicoccus rosea:
- a CDS encoding MFS transporter, whose product MSPPAPQVSIWLVALAGFASGSGMRIMDPLMPLVAADFGVTVSGVAILIAAFMLTYGGGQVAVGPLGDRLGKLRVAAVALMLFGTFTVLAEFATSLTQLTLLRAAGGLVAGAVIPLLLAHIGDTVPYNERQAVIGQFLIGNVMAQMLTGPISGILGQHFGWQTSFLVFGCFTASVGLLLAARLGPQMWRGTPDGARGQSGLMAYARLLRNPNARRLLLAAYLDGALLFGGAFPFIASFLIEDFSLSAGEAGLIVAGFGLGALAYTQIARRMVRRFGERGLLLWGGLGLAAGLALTAVAPGWGVVLALQLLLGFCFYSFHGVLQARATEAMPEARGTAVSAFAMALFMGQTSGSLVFAGVIAATGYAGAFGIAAAGMAVFAVWVRGQGPRAA is encoded by the coding sequence GTGAGCCCCCCGGCGCCGCAGGTCTCGATCTGGCTGGTGGCGCTGGCGGGCTTCGCCTCGGGCTCCGGCATGCGGATCATGGACCCGCTGATGCCGTTGGTGGCCGCCGATTTCGGCGTGACCGTCTCGGGCGTCGCCATCCTCATCGCGGCCTTCATGCTGACCTATGGCGGTGGGCAGGTGGCCGTCGGGCCGCTGGGCGACCGCCTGGGCAAGCTGAGGGTGGCGGCGGTGGCGCTGATGCTGTTCGGCACCTTCACGGTGCTGGCGGAATTTGCGACGAGCCTGACGCAGCTCACCCTGCTGCGCGCGGCGGGCGGGCTGGTGGCCGGCGCCGTCATCCCGCTGCTGCTGGCGCATATCGGCGATACGGTGCCCTACAACGAACGCCAGGCGGTGATCGGGCAGTTCCTGATCGGCAATGTCATGGCGCAGATGCTGACGGGGCCGATCTCGGGCATCCTGGGCCAGCATTTCGGGTGGCAGACGAGCTTCCTGGTGTTCGGCTGCTTCACCGCCTCGGTCGGGCTGCTGCTGGCCGCACGGCTCGGCCCGCAGATGTGGCGCGGCACGCCGGATGGGGCGCGCGGGCAATCGGGGCTGATGGCCTATGCGCGGCTGCTGCGGAACCCCAATGCGCGGCGCCTGCTGCTGGCGGCCTATCTGGACGGCGCGCTGCTGTTCGGTGGGGCTTTTCCCTTCATCGCCTCCTTCCTCATCGAGGATTTCTCGCTGAGCGCGGGCGAGGCGGGGCTGATCGTCGCCGGCTTCGGGCTGGGCGCGCTGGCCTATACGCAGATCGCGCGGCGGATGGTGCGGCGCTTCGGCGAGCGGGGGCTGCTGCTCTGGGGCGGGCTGGGGCTGGCGGCAGGGCTGGCACTGACGGCGGTGGCGCCGGGCTGGGGCGTGGTGCTGGCGCTGCAATTGCTGCTGGGGTTCTGCTTCTACAGCTTCCATGGCGTGCTGCAGGCGCGGGCGACGGAGGCCATGCCGGAGGCGCGCGGGACAGCCGTCTCCGCCTTCGCGATGGCGCTGTTCATGGGGCAGACGAGCGGGAGCCTGGTGTTCGCGGGCGTGATCGCGGCGACGGGCTATGCGGGGGCCTTCGGCATCGCGGCGGCGGGGATGGCGGTGTTCGCGGTGTGGGTGCGGGGCCAGGGGCCGCGCGCCGCGTAG
- a CDS encoding argininosuccinate synthase — MRVKDVKKVVLAYSGGLDTSVILKWLQTTYNCEVVTFTADLGQGEELGPARDKALLLGIKPENIFIDDLRETFVKDFVFPMFRANALYEGQYLLGTSIARPLISQRQIEIAEQVGADAVAHGATGKGNDQVRFEISYYSLKPDIKIIAPWREWDLTSRTALIAFAEQHQIPIAKDKRGESPFSVDANLLHSSSEGKILEEPWDAPDEMVWQRTLSPMDAPDVATEITIAFKNGDPVAINGEAMSPATLLTKLNALGKANGIGRLDLVENRFVGMKSRGCYETPGGTILWQAHRAIESITLDREAAHLKDSLMPRYAECIYNGFWFSPERRMLQALIDTSQASVEGTVRMKLYKGNVIVTGRQSPNSLYSMKHVTFEDDQGAYDQFDAQGFIKLNALRLRLGAMAGRKGGGL; from the coding sequence ATGCGCGTCAAGGACGTCAAGAAAGTCGTGCTCGCCTATTCCGGCGGCCTCGACACCAGCGTGATCCTGAAGTGGCTCCAGACCACCTACAATTGCGAGGTCGTGACCTTCACGGCGGATCTCGGCCAGGGCGAGGAACTCGGCCCGGCGCGGGACAAGGCGCTGCTGCTCGGCATCAAGCCGGAGAACATCTTCATCGACGACCTGCGCGAGACCTTCGTGAAGGATTTCGTCTTCCCGATGTTCCGCGCCAATGCCCTCTATGAGGGGCAGTATCTGCTCGGCACCTCCATCGCCCGCCCGCTCATCTCCCAGCGGCAGATCGAGATCGCGGAGCAGGTCGGCGCCGATGCCGTCGCCCATGGCGCGACGGGCAAGGGCAATGACCAGGTGCGCTTCGAGATCAGCTATTATTCGCTGAAGCCCGACATCAAGATCATCGCCCCCTGGCGCGAATGGGACCTCACCAGCCGCACCGCGCTGATCGCCTTCGCCGAGCAGCACCAGATCCCCATCGCCAAGGACAAGCGCGGCGAATCCCCCTTCTCGGTGGACGCCAACCTCCTGCACAGCAGCTCCGAGGGGAAGATCCTGGAGGAGCCCTGGGATGCGCCGGATGAGATGGTCTGGCAGCGCACGCTCAGCCCGATGGACGCGCCCGATGTGGCGACCGAGATCACCATCGCGTTCAAGAACGGCGACCCGGTGGCCATCAATGGCGAGGCGATGAGCCCCGCCACGCTGCTCACCAAGCTGAACGCCCTGGGCAAGGCGAATGGCATCGGCCGGCTCGACCTGGTGGAGAACCGCTTCGTCGGCATGAAGTCGCGCGGCTGCTATGAGACGCCGGGCGGCACCATCCTCTGGCAGGCGCATCGCGCGATCGAGAGCATCACGCTCGACCGCGAGGCCGCCCACCTGAAGGACAGCCTGATGCCGCGCTATGCCGAGTGCATCTACAACGGCTTCTGGTTCAGCCCGGAACGCCGCATGCTGCAGGCGCTGATCGACACCTCGCAGGCCTCGGTCGAGGGCACGGTGCGGATGAAGCTCTACAAGGGCAATGTCATCGTCACCGGCCGCCAGTCGCCCAACAGCCTCTACTCGATGAAGCACGTCACCTTCGAGGATGACCAGGGCGCCTATGACCAGTTCGACGCCCAGGGCTTCATCAAGCTGAACGCGCTGCGCCTGCGCCTCGGCGCCATGGCGGGCCGCAAGGGCGGCGGGCTTTAA
- a CDS encoding FMN-binding negative transcriptional regulator encodes MYTPPAFREDRPEVLLRLMHQSRLPLLVSNGANGLPDVTHLPLLTDGTRIVGHLARANPHWKALREAGCAIAIFPGPEGYVSPSSYPSKAEHHRVVPTWNYEAVHAHGPIEIIEDAGRLHEIVSTLTDHHEKPRAARWKVDDAPADFIAGQLKGIVGVVLTIEALIGKRKLSQNRPAADRDGALEDVGQHNAALADAMRAAREGN; translated from the coding sequence ATGTACACGCCCCCTGCCTTCCGCGAGGACCGCCCGGAGGTCCTGCTCCGCCTCATGCATCAGTCGCGCCTGCCGCTGCTCGTCAGCAACGGCGCGAATGGCCTGCCTGACGTCACCCACCTTCCGCTGCTGACCGATGGCACGCGCATCGTCGGCCACCTGGCGCGCGCCAACCCGCACTGGAAGGCCCTGCGTGAGGCCGGCTGCGCCATCGCCATCTTCCCGGGGCCGGAGGGTTATGTCTCGCCCTCCAGCTACCCCTCCAAGGCCGAGCATCACCGCGTGGTGCCGACCTGGAACTACGAGGCGGTGCATGCCCATGGCCCCATCGAGATCATCGAGGATGCGGGCCGGCTGCATGAGATCGTCTCGACCCTGACGGATCATCACGAGAAGCCGCGCGCGGCGCGCTGGAAGGTAGATGACGCGCCCGCGGATTTCATCGCGGGGCAGCTCAAGGGGATTGTCGGCGTGGTGCTGACGATCGAAGCTTTGATCGGCAAGCGGAAACTCTCGCAGAACCGGCCGGCCGCGGATCGCGATGGCGCGCTGGAGGATGTGGGGCAGCACAACGCCGCGCTGGCTGATGCCATGCGCGCGGCACGGGAAGGAAACTAG
- a CDS encoding short-chain dehydrogenase/reductase — translation MDMQLAGKRVVVTGASKGIGYACAEAFAAEGCDIVLAARQPDAAAAALRAKYQVRVEAITADLSRAEDRASLHAAVPEADILVNNAGAIPSGGIHDISMEKWAEAWQLKVFGYFHLTQLYMGSMCARKSGVIVNIIGMAGRAWKPAYIAGTAGNAALIAFTSAVGFDAQKDGVRVFGINPAVTRTERMETQARWRAEQALGDPNRWPEMVKGLPFDRPIEPREIAEMAVFGASPRGGYLNGTVIDIDGAGQFKG, via the coding sequence ATGGACATGCAACTCGCGGGCAAGCGCGTCGTCGTCACCGGCGCGTCCAAGGGCATCGGCTATGCGTGCGCGGAGGCCTTCGCGGCGGAGGGGTGCGACATCGTCCTCGCCGCCCGCCAACCCGATGCGGCGGCGGCAGCGCTGCGGGCGAAGTACCAGGTGCGGGTGGAGGCGATCACGGCCGATCTCTCCCGCGCGGAGGACCGCGCCAGCCTGCATGCGGCGGTGCCGGAGGCGGATATCCTGGTGAACAATGCGGGCGCCATCCCCTCGGGCGGCATCCATGACATCTCGATGGAGAAGTGGGCCGAGGCCTGGCAGCTCAAGGTCTTCGGCTATTTCCACCTGACCCAGCTCTACATGGGCAGCATGTGCGCGCGGAAATCGGGTGTGATCGTGAACATCATCGGCATGGCAGGGCGGGCCTGGAAGCCGGCCTATATCGCCGGCACGGCGGGCAATGCGGCGCTGATCGCGTTCACCTCGGCCGTCGGTTTCGACGCGCAGAAGGATGGCGTGCGTGTCTTCGGCATCAACCCGGCCGTGACGCGGACCGAGCGCATGGAGACGCAGGCGCGCTGGCGGGCCGAGCAGGCGCTGGGCGACCCGAATCGCTGGCCCGAGATGGTGAAGGGCCTGCCCTTCGACCGCCCGATCGAGCCGCGCGAGATCGCGGAGATGGCCGTCTTCGGCGCCTCGCCGCGCGGCGGCTATCTGAACGGCACGGTGATCGACATTGACGGCGCTGGGCAGTTCAAGGGGTGA
- a CDS encoding formylglycine-generating enzyme family protein, producing the protein MARKAYGAFLLALGLSLPALAAETPAITWPEATWNPRPAEGDLILPLPCGGGIAFRRVDTPAPPSALADRAASLGNPDPQTDYSEFLRQAYLVGPFQEAGRPGSQHYFIAKYEVTTDQFTAVMAETCPELPSGAGGRLPRAQVSWQEAVGFTLRASAWLAQHARARLPEPEARAIPFLRLPTEDEWEFAARGGTAVPDADFTGRVYPMEGGMSRHAWFQGQRSANGRAQAIGRLEPNPLGLHDMLGNLAEWALGPYRLNRVGRPHGLAGGNVARGGDFRTPEDALRTAMRVEYAPLNPSTFEPLRLDSVGLRPVLTRVAIADDNAPVALRGAFAEEARRSETVADDPARLIEALRGDMPEGPLRTGLTRIEATLQSDRRARTDQESQAIRAQMEAAGHIARQIMAAEARRAINTAQVERLSNVARNQGVIAAEQARLAAASQGALQSRLTAQERDMRTLRSDLESAATALTVAIGQAPAQMRDLADGYLRTIRTLGTGFSAARLTREAEVLARENGQRPQPLWLPEAQAIALRHITAAAAGRVPERDRVVEELQAEATRLMNAPAPPRPR; encoded by the coding sequence ATGGCTAGGAAAGCATATGGCGCATTTCTGCTGGCCCTGGGCCTTTCCCTGCCGGCGCTCGCGGCCGAGACGCCCGCCATCACCTGGCCCGAGGCGACCTGGAACCCGAGGCCGGCCGAGGGAGACCTCATCCTGCCCCTGCCCTGCGGTGGCGGCATCGCCTTCCGCCGCGTGGACACCCCCGCGCCGCCCTCCGCGCTGGCCGATCGCGCCGCCAGCCTCGGCAATCCGGACCCGCAGACCGATTACAGCGAATTTCTGCGCCAGGCCTATCTCGTCGGTCCCTTCCAGGAGGCCGGCCGCCCGGGGAGCCAGCACTATTTCATCGCCAAATACGAGGTGACGACGGACCAGTTCACAGCCGTCATGGCCGAGACCTGTCCGGAGCTGCCCTCGGGCGCCGGCGGGCGCCTGCCCCGCGCCCAGGTGAGCTGGCAGGAGGCGGTGGGCTTCACGCTGAGGGCCAGCGCCTGGCTCGCGCAGCATGCCCGGGCCCGCCTGCCCGAGCCCGAGGCGCGCGCCATCCCCTTCCTGCGCCTGCCGACGGAGGATGAGTGGGAATTCGCCGCGCGCGGCGGGACCGCGGTGCCCGACGCCGATTTCACCGGCCGCGTCTATCCCATGGAAGGCGGCATGAGCCGGCACGCCTGGTTCCAGGGGCAGCGATCCGCCAATGGCCGCGCCCAGGCGATCGGGCGGCTCGAGCCCAATCCGCTTGGTCTGCATGACATGCTCGGCAACCTGGCCGAATGGGCGCTTGGCCCCTATCGCCTCAACCGTGTCGGCAGGCCGCATGGCCTGGCGGGCGGCAATGTCGCGCGCGGCGGGGATTTCCGCACGCCAGAGGACGCCTTGCGCACCGCCATGCGCGTGGAATACGCGCCGCTGAACCCGAGCACATTCGAGCCCCTCCGCCTGGACAGCGTGGGGCTGCGCCCCGTGCTGACCCGCGTCGCCATCGCCGATGACAACGCGCCCGTGGCCCTGCGCGGAGCCTTTGCGGAGGAGGCGCGCCGGAGCGAGACCGTCGCGGATGATCCGGCCCGGCTGATCGAGGCCTTGCGCGGCGACATGCCCGAAGGGCCGCTGCGCACCGGTCTCACCCGCATCGAGGCAACGCTGCAATCCGACCGCCGCGCGCGGACCGACCAGGAGAGCCAGGCGATCCGCGCCCAGATGGAAGCGGCGGGCCATATCGCGCGCCAGATCATGGCGGCCGAGGCGCGCCGGGCCATCAACACCGCCCAGGTGGAGCGGCTTTCCAATGTGGCGCGGAACCAGGGCGTGATCGCGGCCGAGCAGGCGCGCCTCGCCGCCGCGAGCCAGGGTGCGCTGCAATCCCGCCTCACGGCGCAGGAGCGCGACATGCGGACCTTACGGAGCGACCTCGAAAGCGCGGCCACCGCATTGACGGTCGCCATTGGCCAGGCGCCGGCGCAGATGCGGGACCTGGCGGATGGCTATCTGCGCACGATCCGCACGCTGGGCACGGGATTCTCCGCTGCACGCCTCACGCGGGAGGCGGAGGTGCTGGCGCGCGAGAACGGGCAGCGCCCGCAACCGCTCTGGCTGCCCGAGGCGCAGGCCATCGCGCTGCGCCACATCACCGCGGCGGCCGCGGGGCGGGTGCCTGAGCGGGACCGTGTGGTTGAGGAATTGCAGGCCGAGGCCACCCGCCTGATGAACGCGCCCGCCCCACCACGGCCGCGCTGA
- a CDS encoding FtsX-like permease family protein: protein MMRWRLVLRLALRDLLHERRLAVCSFIGLAAVLLPLLLLFALKHGVMQGLREELIENPRSRMVVNQANRAFPESFLEQLSARPDVAFAIGRIRSLNADARFLTAARPNEPTLAELWATGPGDPLLGEARPRETRDVVFTRALAARSGAEPGEAVTLRAIRVNADGRREVLNLPLRLIGVAPAAALDRPAAFVEMRVLRLVDGFLNGELPATIAPEAIPPRATTPYAGFRAHARRLEDVPRLDAELRAAGVDVETRAVEVASLLQLDRSLALLFALIAGLGGAGYLLSLAVGLYANVERKQRQLSQLRLLGLRRGEVVLLPLIQALVVGVVGTMLAALVALGAAQLINGLNLAGAGPRAVAVIRPWHLLVALCVTLLGAALAAGFAARRAGRVVPAEGIRDG, encoded by the coding sequence ATGATGCGCTGGCGCCTCGTCCTCCGGCTCGCGCTGCGGGATCTGCTGCATGAGCGCCGGCTGGCCGTCTGCTCCTTCATCGGCCTCGCTGCCGTCTTGCTGCCGCTCCTGCTGCTCTTCGCGCTGAAGCATGGCGTGATGCAGGGGCTGCGCGAGGAGCTGATCGAGAATCCGCGCAGCCGCATGGTGGTGAACCAGGCCAACCGCGCCTTTCCGGAGAGCTTCCTGGAACAGCTCTCCGCCCGGCCCGATGTCGCTTTCGCGATCGGCCGCATCCGCTCGCTCAACGCCGATGCGCGCTTCCTCACGGCGGCCCGCCCCAACGAACCGACCCTGGCCGAGCTCTGGGCCACCGGCCCCGGCGACCCGCTGCTGGGCGAGGCGCGACCGCGCGAGACGCGGGACGTGGTCTTCACCCGGGCGCTGGCGGCCCGCAGCGGCGCCGAGCCGGGCGAGGCGGTGACGCTGCGCGCCATTCGCGTCAATGCGGATGGGCGGCGCGAGGTGTTGAACCTGCCCCTGCGCCTCATTGGCGTGGCGCCAGCCGCCGCGCTCGACCGGCCCGCGGCCTTCGTCGAGATGCGCGTGCTGCGGCTGGTGGATGGCTTCCTCAATGGTGAGCTGCCTGCCACCATCGCGCCCGAAGCCATCCCGCCCCGCGCCACCACGCCCTATGCCGGCTTCCGCGCCCATGCCCGCCGCCTGGAGGATGTGCCGCGCCTGGATGCCGAGCTGCGCGCCGCCGGCGTGGATGTCGAAACCCGCGCGGTGGAGGTGGCGAGCCTGCTGCAGCTCGACCGCAGCCTCGCGCTGCTCTTCGCGCTGATCGCGGGGCTGGGGGGTGCCGGCTACCTGCTGTCGCTCGCCGTCGGGCTCTACGCGAATGTGGAGCGCAAGCAGCGCCAGCTCTCGCAGCTGCGCCTGCTTGGCCTGCGGCGGGGCGAGGTGGTGCTGCTGCCGCTGATCCAGGCGCTGGTGGTGGGCGTGGTCGGCACCATGCTTGCGGCGCTTGTGGCGCTGGGCGCAGCCCAGCTCATCAATGGGCTCAACCTGGCCGGGGCCGGGCCGCGCGCAGTGGCGGTGATCCGGCCCTGGCATCTGCTGGTGGCGCTCTGTGTCACGCTGCTGGGCGCGGCGCTGGCCGCTGGCTTCGCGGCGCGCCGGGCAGGGCGGGTCGTGCCGGCCGAGGGGATTCGCGATGGCTAG
- a CDS encoding ATP-binding cassette domain-containing protein, whose protein sequence is MSVALSLSGLRAWHAGFVLEVEGLNLTRGEAVALHGPSGAGKSTLLDLLALARAPEVAAHFTLTPREDAPLDLRALWLAGEDRAITDARARHYGYVLQQGGLLPFLDVRANIEMPLALLGRSAEGRLRALAERLEIAPLLGRMPATLSVGQRQRVAIARALVHTPDIVLADEPTASVHPGMADTVMALLREEAAAAGAALLLATHDPERAQRQGFRLLPLFPDPGGAARSVLRA, encoded by the coding sequence ATGAGCGTCGCGCTCAGCCTCTCGGGCCTGCGCGCGTGGCATGCGGGCTTCGTGCTGGAGGTCGAGGGGCTGAACCTCACGCGCGGTGAGGCCGTTGCGTTGCACGGGCCCTCGGGTGCGGGGAAATCCACCCTGCTGGACCTGCTGGCCCTGGCCCGCGCCCCCGAGGTGGCGGCGCATTTCACGCTGACCCCGCGCGAGGATGCGCCGCTCGATCTCCGCGCGCTGTGGCTCGCTGGAGAGGACCGCGCCATCACGGATGCGCGCGCGCGCCACTATGGCTACGTGCTGCAGCAGGGCGGGCTGCTGCCCTTCCTGGATGTCCGCGCCAATATCGAGATGCCACTGGCCCTCCTGGGCCGCAGCGCCGAGGGGCGGCTGCGCGCGCTGGCCGAGCGGCTGGAGATCGCGCCGCTGCTGGGCCGCATGCCGGCGACGCTCTCGGTCGGCCAGCGGCAGCGCGTCGCCATCGCGCGCGCCCTGGTCCACACGCCCGATATCGTCCTCGCTGACGAGCCCACCGCCAGTGTGCATCCGGGCATGGCCGACACCGTCATGGCCCTGCTGCGCGAGGAGGCCGCCGCCGCCGGGGCCGCACTGCTGCTCGCGACCCACGACCCTGAGCGTGCCCAGCGCCAAGGGTTCCGGCTGCTGCCCCTGTTTCCGGACCCGGGCGGCGCCGCACGCTCGGTGCTGCGCGCATGA
- a CDS encoding vWA domain-containing protein yields the protein MRLGALLLALGLLLVPQAQAQQRPAAPQATRAPLTVEGRTQLFQRVITRPGAGIYERAEANAPRRDIPAFSVFYVYARQVGSGGGAGADGWLEVGEAMDGRTLGWLRADRAIDWRHNLVAAFTPREQRERAMFFRDAALPEQVWLDTRGGAARAQALRQAAERNEDGPVIALEPEAFVDITRQFYLLPILSARRIENEAGNEARLLEVISAPAQAPRTQMADPDALRNYRGAVVFVIDTTISMAPYIDRTREAVRRAVGRIQDTAVRENFRFGMVAYRDNMGGNPNLEYVTQLVSAPDFAAAPDAVLERLAVVREAGASNQGFDEDAIAGIKTALDEVDWSGFGGRFIILITDAGTRDGNDPLAATALGIPEIRLLAASEARQVAIIAVHLRTPEGRNNHARAERQYRELTRRPDGNSLYYPVPNGDVQHFGETVDALSDWVLGEVAAVTGRAIGGIRPPANEAQRRMAEQLERVGAAMRLAYLGRVREQAAPDVVRSFVLDRDFVRQEPGFAPLDVRVLLTRNQLSDLRDTVRAILQAQAATRLSPEDFFSRVRGAAAATIRDPRRLGEFQRLGGVFAEFLQDLPYTSEIADISQQQWMDSGPAARSQIANNLERKLALYEAINAMPVWVNLDGGRNPNEAVYPVPLDALP from the coding sequence ATGCGTCTTGGCGCCCTTCTTCTCGCCCTGGGCCTGCTCCTGGTCCCGCAGGCCCAGGCGCAGCAGCGCCCCGCCGCGCCGCAGGCCACCCGCGCGCCGCTGACGGTCGAGGGGCGCACGCAGCTCTTCCAGCGCGTCATCACCCGCCCCGGCGCGGGGATCTACGAGCGGGCGGAGGCGAATGCGCCGCGCCGCGATATCCCGGCCTTCAGCGTCTTCTACGTCTATGCCCGCCAGGTGGGGTCAGGGGGCGGAGCCGGGGCGGATGGCTGGCTGGAGGTGGGCGAGGCGATGGATGGCCGCACCCTGGGCTGGCTACGCGCCGACCGTGCCATCGACTGGCGCCACAACCTCGTCGCCGCCTTCACCCCGCGCGAGCAGCGCGAGCGCGCCATGTTCTTTCGCGACGCCGCCCTGCCCGAGCAGGTCTGGCTCGACACGCGCGGCGGCGCGGCCCGCGCCCAGGCGCTGCGCCAGGCGGCCGAGCGCAACGAGGACGGCCCGGTCATCGCGCTGGAGCCCGAAGCCTTCGTGGACATCACGCGCCAATTCTACCTGCTGCCCATCCTCAGCGCGCGCCGCATCGAGAACGAGGCCGGCAACGAGGCCCGGCTGCTCGAGGTGATCTCCGCCCCCGCCCAGGCGCCGCGGACGCAGATGGCCGACCCCGACGCGCTGCGGAACTACCGCGGCGCGGTGGTCTTCGTGATCGACACCACGATCAGCATGGCGCCCTATATCGACCGCACGCGCGAGGCGGTGCGCCGTGCCGTGGGCCGCATCCAGGACACGGCGGTGCGGGAGAACTTCCGCTTCGGCATGGTCGCCTATCGCGACAACATGGGTGGCAACCCGAACCTCGAATACGTCACGCAGCTGGTCAGCGCGCCCGATTTCGCCGCCGCACCCGACGCCGTGCTGGAGCGCCTCGCCGTGGTGCGCGAGGCGGGCGCGAGCAACCAGGGCTTCGACGAGGACGCGATCGCCGGCATCAAGACCGCGCTGGACGAAGTGGATTGGAGCGGCTTCGGCGGCCGCTTCATCATCCTCATCACCGATGCCGGCACGCGGGACGGCAATGACCCGCTGGCCGCCACCGCCCTCGGCATCCCGGAGATCCGCCTCCTGGCCGCCAGCGAGGCGCGGCAGGTCGCGATCATCGCCGTGCATCTGCGCACGCCGGAGGGCCGCAACAACCATGCCCGGGCCGAGCGGCAATATCGCGAGCTGACGCGGCGACCGGATGGCAATTCCCTCTACTACCCAGTGCCCAACGGCGATGTGCAGCATTTCGGCGAGACGGTGGACGCGCTGAGCGACTGGGTGCTGGGCGAGGTGGCCGCGGTCACCGGCCGCGCCATCGGCGGGATCCGCCCCCCCGCGAATGAGGCGCAGCGCCGCATGGCCGAGCAGCTGGAACGCGTGGGCGCGGCCATGCGCCTCGCCTATCTCGGCCGCGTGCGGGAACAGGCGGCGCCGGATGTGGTGCGCAGCTTCGTGCTCGACCGCGACTTCGTGCGCCAGGAGCCCGGCTTCGCGCCGCTCGACGTGCGCGTGCTGCTGACCCGCAACCAGCTCTCCGACCTGCGCGACACGGTGCGCGCCATCCTGCAGGCCCAGGCCGCCACGCGCCTCAGCCCTGAGGATTTCTTCAGCCGGGTGCGCGGGGCGGCGGCGGCGACCATCCGCGATCCGCGCCGCCTGGGCGAGTTCCAGCGGCTGGGGGGCGTCTTCGCCGAATTCCTGCAGGATCTGCCCTATACCAGCGAGATCGCCGACATCAGCCAGCAGCAATGGATGGACAGCGGCCCCGCCGCGCGCTCGCAGATCGCGAACAACCTGGAGCGCAAGCTCGCCCTCTACGAGGCGATCAACGCCATGCCGGTCTGGGTCAACCTGGATGGCGGCCGCAATCCCAATGAGGCCGTCTATCCGGTCCCACTCGACGCGCTGCCCTGA
- a CDS encoding SEL1-like repeat protein, whose amino-acid sequence MGPAAAKSGYRIHREGYQSSNLGQRGWQVSEEVLHPIAVEPEGEEIVFILGPRITRHMEPGPVHLVLPGLGETGLFWPETIEVFDGELPPDPVIPAERPVPPPAPTPDAPPVPRPVPPPAASSPPPPAAPPAPARGAPVALWGGLGLLLLLAAGGGAWWLWGRDAPPAAPLAPPQAAPTVPPPARPAQPQAAVWPDGTDDLALRDVVGRAADAAAIFAVALRRQAAGRHDDALVLLEEAAARGHAPAMTALGRLYDPIGFQPGRPFRTPDPRAAARQYAEAERAGDPAALPLRAALRAWLQQQADAGQASAATTLREFW is encoded by the coding sequence GTGGGCCCAGCCGCGGCCAAAAGCGGCTATCGCATCCACCGCGAGGGCTACCAGTCCAGCAATCTCGGCCAGCGTGGCTGGCAGGTGAGCGAGGAGGTGCTGCACCCGATCGCGGTGGAGCCGGAGGGGGAGGAGATCGTCTTCATCCTCGGCCCGCGCATCACGCGCCACATGGAGCCGGGGCCGGTCCATCTGGTGTTGCCGGGCCTGGGCGAGACCGGCCTCTTCTGGCCCGAGACGATCGAGGTGTTCGACGGCGAGTTGCCGCCCGACCCCGTGATCCCCGCCGAGCGTCCCGTGCCGCCGCCCGCGCCCACGCCGGACGCACCGCCTGTCCCTCGCCCGGTGCCGCCCCCCGCAGCGTCATCCCCCCCGCCGCCCGCCGCCCCTCCGGCACCCGCCCGTGGCGCGCCCGTGGCGCTGTGGGGTGGGCTTGGCCTCCTGCTGCTGCTGGCCGCCGGCGGTGGCGCCTGGTGGCTTTGGGGGAGGGATGCGCCCCCGGCAGCCCCGCTCGCCCCGCCGCAGGCTGCACCCACGGTGCCACCGCCTGCCCGGCCGGCGCAGCCGCAGGCGGCGGTCTGGCCGGATGGCACCGATGACCTCGCCCTGCGCGACGTGGTGGGCCGCGCCGCCGATGCAGCCGCCATCTTCGCCGTGGCGCTGCGCCGCCAGGCGGCGGGGCGGCACGATGACGCGCTGGTCCTGCTGGAGGAGGCGGCGGCGCGCGGCCATGCCCCCGCGATGACGGCGCTGGGCCGCCTCTATGACCCGATCGGCTTCCAGCCCGGCCGGCCCTTCCGCACGCCCGATCCGCGTGCAGCGGCCCGGCAATACGCCGAGGCCGAGCGTGCCGGCGACCCCGCCGCCTTGCCCTTGCGCGCGGCGCTGCGCGCCTGGCTGCAGCAGCAGGCCGATGCGGGGCAGGCCAGCGCGGCCACCACCCTCAGGGAGTTCTGGTGA